The Heliangelus exortis chromosome 24, bHelExo1.hap1, whole genome shotgun sequence DNA segment CCTGCAGTCACCCTCTTGGGGACACATCCATCTCCCAACCAGTCAGGAGTTTCCACCCAGTACCCCAAAGGGTCCCCTTCTCCTACCTGCTGGGGCAGAACTGAAGGCCATTTTGGAGAAGTAACACCTTGTACTTGTACTTTCAGATGCAGCTTGTGCTGATACAGAGCTCATGTCCTCCATGATGCAAAAAATCGCTCTTTTGGAACAAAAAATAGagaaacaagcagaagaaatcaaactaaaggtaaaaaaaaaaaaaaatcctgccccTTCCTGAGCTTGTTCTGTGCCCTGCTTTGATAGTTGACACCACAGCAGCATCACTCCTGCTCAGACCTAGTTTGGGCTAGAAGTTGTTCATCTGTCTCCTGTGCTGTTAATTGCACAAACACAAAAGCAATTGATCTTTGGGGTGGGAGAGTGGACAGGCCCTGCTGTGACTTCTGCAAATAAAGCCTCTCAGTACCCTTCCACTGCTATCATTTGTTTTTGGGCTCCAGacttttctcttctgccttttgctttctgaaacaaCAACTGCTCACGAGTCAGAGTCATCCTGGAGCCAGCTTCAAAGAAACACCCtctactttttttaaagaggtggctgcagagatgttgggtttgtttctaGATCAGCCACTCACTACAGGTGAGAGGAAGAGCTGGGCCTGAGCAGACAGCACAGTTCTACAGTTCTTGTGTAGATGGTGGAGCGTGAGACAGGTCAGCAGTCCCTCACCTAttgctggagctgtgtttttATATCCCACCCCTCATTTGAGTCTAATTAAGGCATTTAGGAGGTGATAGAGCCTTTTCTGACCCTGCCTCTGAGTGGGGTGAGAGTTTGTGCATTGCTGACTCACCCAGCCAGGACTCAACATGCAAACAGTGCCTCAAGGTCCTGAAGGGCAAGGAACTAAACAAGGTCATTATTTGTTCTGGTCTTAAAGGACAAGAGGATTACTGAACTTGAAGAGAAGATGAAGACTCTTCAGAAAAGAGAAGGTAAAACTTGTTCTACCCTTGGCACCTTGTTCCTACCTGTGGAAGAGCTACAGAGTTCCTGATATTGCAGCAGGGCAGGCTTGGAGAATTCTCTGAGCTGTCCTGGCCTTAAAAAGCCCAAAAACCTCTTCGGggagtggtttgggttgcagACACCTGTTGCTATTTCCTGAAGCAGATGCAACACTTCACACTTGTATCCACAGCTGGGTTTTTCTGAGGGAGCCCAAAACACTATTTCCTGACCTATTTTCTCAGAGTTACTAAGCTTCCATCAGCACAGACCAAGCCCCAGATACCTGAGGATGGTAAGAAAGGAATGGTAAATACTGCAGAGTTCAAACACATGGAAAAACAGAGCTTCTGCCACCTAAGCAAAACCAACAATCTGCCAAGAGTCTCCAGCAGCATTACAAGCCTTGGCACTTGTCCTGTAAAGCAGCCTGACTCTAAATTGAAGCCAACTTTGAGGGAGTCACTGAAGGTTTTCCCCCCCCATTCAGTTCCCTGGAAtccagcagctctccagctgaGTCCAGACACACTTCCTACATTGGCTGCACTAACTTACTAGCACAAACCTGTGGTAAGTTCTCCATTTCcacaagaagagaagaagaataTGCCTGTCAAACCACAAATGTGTTTTGTAGCTCATCATGCATTGTTCTAGTCATTCAGCTGAGGTTTCTGGATCCAGCTTAAGTGGACAcctgctcattttttttaataggtcCCTTAAACCTGAGTAAGCCAAGCAATTCTAATTGTCTAATTGCAAACAGCAGCACTCACTTCAGCTTCCCACAGCATTAAACTCCACCAGGACCATTCATAACTTCCTTTTAGCCCATCAGCATCTCTAGCAAACTGCTGCAGGTTGAATTATCCAGCATGCAGAGCACATGTTCAGCTCCTGTGTTGTATTGGTTTGAGTTCATTTACAGTTtaggaggggctgctggggcatCTGTGCTGTGCAACATGGGTTGCCTATAGCTCTTCTTTAAGGCTGtatatataataaaaacaaagtCTTCTCTTACAGATGCAGAGGAACTGGAAATGAGGTGCCTTGAGCTGCAGACCCAGGTCTGGGAGATGGAGGTGAGACAGCTGCTTCACTTGCCCTCTGCACCTTTGGTTTGAGGTTGCTGCCATCCCAGGCTGCTTGGTCTGGTTCAAGCTGCTGCTTTGATCATCCCAATTCTTCACCTCATCCCTCTGAAAAGAGAGAACAGATTGGATGTGAGCCATAGTAGGAGGTTTTTAATGCACAGACATTTGTGTCTCCTGCAAGCCTCTTCATGTTGATTTCTAGGACTGTAGAAATAGTCTTTGTAGTTACTACAGCCTTACTCACTGTGTCACTACAGATACTCTCAACATTCCCTTTTGTCTACTACTCCGGGCAGTGAGTTTGTCTGCCAGGGCCAAAGAGCCCCAGACAAACCTCCTCTTTCACTTGTCCTTCTGCTTCTCAGTCACAACTGAGCAGGCTTCCAATTCTGGGTTTGTGAAGCTCTCCACCTTCTACCTTCCTTTTACAGAGGTTTCTAAATGACTATGGTCTGATTTGGGTTGGAGAGAGACATGAACAGCTGGAAGATGATGAATTGCTTAAGAATGAAGAAGAGCTGCCAGTAAGAAGCTTCTGGAAGCCAGGTAAAGCACCAGCACCCTCTGCTGAGGGAGCTAACCCAGCTCCTGCCACGTGCTTACAGAAGGTTCATAGTTCTCAGAGTAAAGACCCagaattcagttttcagaattTGGGACCCTCTGATGAGGTTTTCAGATGTGTCCATCTCAGAGCCAGTGACATGGAGGAGTTTATCAGGAGCTATGCCAGGCAGAACGTTGGTATTTTATAAACCTATTTTTGCAATCCCTGTCTAGAGGAAGAGAACTTGATGGCTCAGCCATTTGGGAGGACAccctctcagcagctgcttcctgaAGAACTCACACACCCCAACCATTTGAAGCTTGACTGCTCTAATAACATTCATGTAAAATAGGTGGAAACCAGAATCAGATACTTTTTGTGTATAGTAGCTGTAGTAACTTACCCATAGTGCTTGTCTCCACCAGAGAgtattgtttgcttttcctcccaACCACCACGTGAGCAGTTTGAGACCTGATTGTGCTGTATGGGGCCCAAGCAGATTTGGCAATGGCTTCTTAGGAAGtggtaacagaaaaaaaatataatacttGGGCTGTAGAGCCAATGCTTACTTCCTAAGCACCATGCAAATGTCAGCTAACTAATCCTTTGCTCCATTAGCTGCAGAAGGGAAGATGGgggaagtaaaaatatttatcattgTTTTCAACTTGCTCACCCTTTTAAAGAGAtatttcctctcccccttttgTCAAGGGGAAACAGAAAACACCAAAGGCTGTACCTCTGCCTACCTCTTTTCTTACATTTCCTCTTCTGATTTCATTCTTCTGCCTCATCACAACTCTTATTGCTTCACCCTACCATCCTCCTCAAGCACCCAGTAAACAtcctctgcagcatcccagggtGCAAGCAGCTCTCTGTGTTTACACTGACACTTCTGCAGGAAGCCTTCACTGATCAATTTATCCAATCTAGTTACTCCAGCTACTCAAGTTCCTCACTCTGTGCATTTTGCAGCACTGCATAAagtgccagcacagccaaaggagctgggggtggccTCCACggagctggctggagctggggttgtCTTAGCTTGCAGCACCAGGGCTGttttcctgcagccctgcccttgTGGTATAGCACACACCCACGTAACCCTGGCAGtgcagcaccacagcagcagccttgcACCACACTTTGGAAAAGTGCCAAAGATGAAGtgtgaaaaagcagcacagacagtCCCTGAAGTGTTAGGGCTCAAACCCACCTCAAATTCAGACAGAAGTGAAAGCTTGCTCGTTCCCTTCCTCCAGTAACTCTGATCTCCCTGCCACAGGTGAAGCAGTTGTCTCCAAACCCCAGATCGATTTTGATCAAATCTTGGAAAATGTGAAGGATTTGAACGTCCTGGCTGGAGAGGGCACTTCTCAAATTGAGCACACACCAGGGGGGGCTCGGCTGAGGCAGGCAGAGCCCTTGTCTCTCACTCTGTATCAAAATGGGATCATCACATTCAACGGAACCTTTCGGCCCTATGAGGACCCATCCACACAGGTATGGAATGGTCAGTAGAGGAATTAGACTCAgtcccatcctgctgctgctccctaaCCCTCAGGAAAGGGAATGCATAGGAAAGGGGCTTGTGAGCTCAGCTGTGTTCCCATGGcacctttaaaaattactgcacAAACCCACACAAGTCTTTAGGGATGGACATTCTGGGTCTTTTACGTCGACTTTTCTGCACAGCAATAACACCACAAATAGGAGCAGCCCAAAAGGAACGTGTCAGTCCTGAGATAAATAGAAAGCCTGAGGGATGCCCACGAGCTCTCATTTTGTTTCAGCAATGCCTGCAGGACATCCTGGATGGGTATTTCCCTTCAGAGCTGCAAGCTCGCTACCCAGATGGCATCCCTCTGCAGGTAAGCAAAACCCTCCTCATCagctttctggaagaaattctctcttgctccctaaaaaataaaatgttcaggTTCCTTTCATTAATTTGCTGTATGTTCCCACACAGTAAATTAAGTTTCAGGTTTCTGCACACAGCCTAATTCTGTGATTGTGTCTTGGGGTAAGGGGTGGCTGGAGCACACCTGCTGGAGCTGTGACAGGATGTGAGTGAGGGTTTCAGAGCCAGTTGCTTTCTGTGCTTCACTGATGGCCTGGCTTGAAACAAAACTTCTGAGGGCAGAGGAGGCTTTGTAGAATGAGTACATGCAGCATCTAAAGAGCCATGTATCAAAAAGTTCTCAAATAGTTCCCCTGGAAAAGCTTTGAAAGTAACAGGATGAACAAATATCTCTCAAGGTGGAGGTGGGGAGAATGTATTTTGCAACAGTTCAAATGGATTTGGCCACCTGAGGTTCTTTGGAgccccattttttaaaatctcttagAAATGGCAAGAAGCCAAGGCCACATATTCAGGCAGAAGGCCTCCCAGGACTCTAATCTAGGTCTCCAAGTGCATCTGAAACACAAGGAGGCACAAATCAGAGGGGTGCACTGACCTACTGCCACAAAGCAGGGCAGGACTGCCCAGACAAGGATGAGGTCAGGATGGCCAGAGcaagctgggaggaagaaaatgagatggAGGAAGGATTGGAAGGAGAATGGAGGAAGGATTGCACAAGGCTCTCGAGGCTGTGGTTGCTTGTAATCCATGCATAGCTGGCTGTATCTGGAAGCCACAGGACAGTAATCTGAGGTATATACAGACAGACAACACAGCCATCTACCTGCAATACAGGTACTTTCCCATCACTTTCTACCCAGAGGGTGTTCTTAAGCATGGAAGAAGTCACAGAGGAAAGGTCAGGTCCAACCCTTTTTCATCCAGCTGGTGGAAAGGAGCAGCTGCTCAGTGCCAGTTGAGGCTCTCCCAGGGATTTGAGGGATCCATCAGGATTTGCTTTGTTAAAGAGCTGAAAATGCATTTCcctgagagagctggagcagcttccaAGGAAGCAGCTCACTTGGTTTGATTTGGGGTTTACAACTCTTGGGTGTCATTGCTGTGGATTGTTGTGCCCTGATGCAGTGAGAACGAGCTTGTGTCAGATCTGCTTATGGCAGGTGGCCTTAATTCTACAGGTCACTGACAGAAGGGACGTGGTATTTCAGGAGAGACACCTCCCAGGAAGCTTTCCTGGCCATGGCCAAGTAGTTGGCCATTCAAAATCAAGTGAACTACAGGAAACCACCAAGATCTCAGGTAAATTCTTAAATCTGCCTCAAAAATGCACAGCTAAATCCCCAAGAGGGGAATCTAAACCTTACCAGGGCAGTCCAGCAGGTAGGGGGGAAAACATGGAGGGGCTCAGCAAGGAAGGCAACACTTGTGGGTCACAACCCTGCCCCAAATGTTTCTTCAGGAGGTGGGACCAGGCAGCACACACTGTGCCCTCTCCTCATTCATAGAgtcctagaatgggctgggttggaagggacctcagagctcatcaagtccaacccttgatccactccccccgtggttcccagcccatggcactgagtgccacatccaggctcttttgaaatatctccagggatggagaatccaccccttccctgggcagcccattccaatggctgatccccctctccagaaagaaattctttctaatgtccaacctaaacctcccctggcacaacttgagacctcttgtgccctcttgtcttgctgagagttgcctgggaaaagagcccaacccccccctggctccaacctcctttcagggagttggagagagtgatgaggtctcccctgagcctcctcttctccagcctcaacacccccagctccctcagcccttcctcacaggacttgtgctggatcccttcccagcctccttgctcttctctggacctgctccagcacctcaatctccttcctgagctgaggggcccagaactggacacaggactcaagctgtggcctccccagggctgagcattAAATCCTCCTACAGAATGAGACATGTCAGGTTAtagaagaacagaaaatcagcatttcCAAAAACCTATCTGCCCTGCACCTTTCTAAAAGGCCAAGCTCTTTCTGGCTTCACCATTATCAGCATCAGAAGATGCTGAGGGAACCCTACAGATCTGGGGGTGGGGAGTAGCTTACAAACAACCTTCAGTTCTCCTGCAGGCTCATTCCATAAAGGCAGATATCTTGAAGCCAGACCAAACTTAACTGTACCAAGTAGGAAGTCTGAAGAGGAATTTTTCCATAACAGAACATGGGTCATAAGGTCAAGCCACAGATTCCTCATTTTGCTTCTAGACTCCAGCAGTCTGTGTAAGCAATACCTGTCAGGATTGGAAAGTCATGAGCAGTCAGTCAGAAAGACAGAATGTAGTGGGTTTGTGCATGCAAAACTAAATCCAAACACATGCATTGCCATCAGCAACATCTTCCTATTTATATAAAACCGTACAACTTGTTCATTCATCTCAAGTTCATTCACAAACAGCAGCTGTTCCAAATGTTTCCTTTATCCaacagtcaaaataaaaaataattgccCAGTGACACCACAGAAAAAAGGACATGTACAAATACCCCCTTCACAagataaaaaacaaactttCCAAGCCTGTGAATATTCTCACAGTTTGGTTTTACTGTTCACTGCAGAGTAAAACAGGTTGCAACCTGTGCTGCATCACAGCTATTTGCTGAGCAGGCTGCAGGGTGGATGTTGATAAACAAACCTTTAAGTGGGCCAGAAAGTGGGACACACTTCAAGGAAGGAGACAGCCTCAGCCCAGATGAGGGAGGCTGGAGCTCTCCCTGTAGGCTGTTGTGCTCTCTCATTTTGCTAAATCAGcttattttggggggaaaaagtcATCTGGCAAAAAGATGATACCTGGACACatcttccttctgctcttgcaGATCCCAGAGTCCCTTTGGAGCAGGTCAACAAGCTTTCCAAGGCCTCAAAACATGGAGAAGAAGTAACTGGTACCCAAGATTCAGCCCAAGCAGCACAGGAGGTACAAGCAGACCCCCCAAACACCCACAGGAGGTGATCAGCACCAACTCCCTGGGCTCAGCACTCACCACCACCCcatcctctctgcctcctcctcccagagAGGCTCCACCGGGGCACACGTAGCACTTTGGCACTTGCTCCTGACTtttcctggcagcagctgctctttgtgcagagcaggcaggggtgACACTCACCTGGTTTGGTTTCAGGGCTCCAatggggtgaggagcaggaaaggGATCCTGGCGGAGACATCCAGGCTGTCTGCTCTGGAGAGGTACAGGCAcagcccctccatccctgccctaTCAGGCTCTCATCTTCCTCCTATTTCATCACCAAGGGTTTATTTCAGGGAATTCCACTGAGGAAGTAAATGATCTTGCCCCTTCTATCCTATACCTTAAAAGCAATTAGAAAAGAAAGGCCAAGTTTTGGGAGTCTGCCACCTTTTAAATCTAACAAAATCTGTTGTTCAAAACATTTCTTATTGCTATGAAATACTTTTCCCAACAGCAAGCCAAGACCTGAGAATTCAAAACCACTCAAAAGGCTGCTTGTGGTCATGTTAAATGGGACAATGCCTCCAGGAAACTGATGCCTGAGTAGGAGGTCCACTTTTCCACCACCACTTTTTCCACTCATAGCCTTCTAGCAACACAAGACCCAAAtagctaatgaaaaaaaaaaaaaaaaaaaaaaagatatccaAGCAGactatttttaatcaaaaaagtAGGGCAAAGTACTTACCAGACACCCCTGatctaaaatgaaaaagctgaaaaaggtCAGCAACCCTCTTTCCAAGGCATCCTTTAACAGTTTGGTCTGCTCACCCACAGCCAGATGGGGCCTTGTTCATCTCAAGGACATTCCCAAACATGGAACACTTCTCCCTAGTCAGGCTCACCCTGAGAGCTCAGAGCCTCTGCCCATTGAGAAGCCCTCACCCTCCTCACTCCTCAGCTGATGAGGTTTTTCTAACCTCCAGGATGAAGAcagctgaagaagctgaagctcctggccctgctctctgctctctccgCATCAAATCCGAGAGTGGGGAGCAGACCTACACCATCAGGATGCTGCTGACAGAGACCATCGGGGACCTGCGCCAACACCTCACCCGTGCCAGGTGGGCCTGGGACTTCCTCCCCACCCAGCTCCTTCAAGCCCCAGGAAAGGTTTCTTGGTATCCCTGAAGGCCCTGGAGATGTGCTTCAAACAGCTCAACCCAAGCCAAGCTCCTCCCAACACCAGAGGTGCTCATCTGGGCAGCGCTGCCAGGGTCACACTTAGCTCAGAGTTTAATACCCACCTTTGCCAAAGTGctgacacagcagcagggagaagcctcttttgccttctctctttctccagctgccagcagccctcACCTCACACTCACCAGTGTTCCCCAGGCACCCTGGAAGCTGAACTGCAACCTCCAGCTTGGCTGATGGATCCCACTGCTGGACACACACCACCCTTTGCTCAGCCAGCTCTGTAACTCATTTGTGTGAGCTCACACATCCCTTTGGGGTCAGTTCCAGATGGCTGAGGGGTCTCCCTTGCTCTCTCTGTTCATGTTCTGGGCTGTAGCTTTGGCCTTGGTCTGAGCCCACAATGAGCTCACTGCTGTTGGGATGCAGGATCCTCCTTCCCCACCGCAGCTGCGCAGGCTGGAATGCTCACTCCATGGCTGGCTGGTTGcagtttgggaaggaaaaagctttttttctgttcagccTATGCTTGTGAAACTgtctcttccctctgcttttacATAACCCCAGCTGGATCAGCCAGAGCATCTCAGCAAAACCTTGGGGGATCCTGTGCTTAGGAAAGATTGTGCTGTTCTTTCCTAGGGGTGGAGACTCTGACTCGTATGAGATCATCAGTACCTTTCCCCAGAGGGTGTACATGGACAATTCCAGGAGTCTGCAGGAATGTGGCCTGACCCCCAACACCTCCTTGTTGCTACGAAGAAAAGACCCCTCCCAGCAagacagggacagagctggaagCAGCTTCTAACAAGAGCTGctcacccccagctctgccagaggaAGGAGCTGCCTCCCACTGATAGCTCTGCTGTAACACTCCCAGGCTGGAAAGAGAGCAGGGGGATGTCTTTCCAAATTTAGTTTCCTTATGCTGTAACCTGGGATGGAGAGAAGAACTTAGAGGCAGGGGTTGGGCCTCTCCCTTTGGCCCCAGTCCTGCTGCCTTGCAGGTGAATGCTTTTCCCCAAGTCAGATGGGTTCCTAAAGGAGGGACATCTGATCCCTGCCCAGGGGAGGCTTTACACTGGTGCTGGGCAGGTACTTAGCTGGGCTCAAGGACTCCATAGCAGGACAGACAAACAGCCAGGGTCAGTTTGCTTTCCACACACAGCTGCTCGACAGAGATTTCAACTCCATTTACACCAAGGAGAGAAACAAGCTCAGTTACACTGTCCCTGGTGAAGCTAAACCAACAGGCCCTGAGCCACTGCCAGGAGATCCTGCTGCTGGCTTTCCTGTACATGAACAAACTCCTTCCCTTAGCCaacccccagctccagccaggccCAGGCTCCACACTGAGCAGGAGCCCCAACctgtctccctccctccctgctgcagggagctgggatgctgcAACAGGACACCCTGTCattggagaagagcagaaaccctttgctgcttctctgctgaaCCCTGAGTAAAGcatcttccttcctccctctcctgggAGCCAGGGCTGCACTTCTCCAGCACATTCTTCCCCTTTCAGCTGTGACAAGCTCCCACTTGACAGCACTCCCACTGGTGCAAGGCAGCACCTTCTGGCAGGTTCCCTGTTAGCAGGGGCCCTGCACACGCTGCCACCCAGCCCTTGTTAAAGGCTCCCGAGGAAAACACTTGTTTCAGTtgcagttttttctttccataaagaTTCCAGAGGAACAGTTGCTGTGGAAGGCAGCAGGATACCTAGAGCACTTCCCAGACCCCTCCCAAACAGAGCTGGACCCTGCACAACTCAAACACAAGAACTATCACTCGTGCACCACTTGTGCACTTCCACGGGCTCCCTGTGATCAGTGACTCAATCCCCACAGCTTTAAGTTCATTTCCTCCTTTTGCCACTGACAGCAGACACAGGGAACCTTTTCCACTGCCCCTCTGCATCCTGATCTATCACCAACCaggtcacctcagagccagGGTTTATTTTTCACTCCCATGCCTGGCTGAAGCTCTCCCTCCCCCAGGCTGTGGTTcttcccaggcagagcagaggaaggttTGAGAGAGGTACCTGGCACTACCATGCTGTAGGATATTCAGACAAGTCCTGTGAGCCTTTGATTAGCAGCACCAACCTAAGGTGTTAAGATCTTTGTGTCAGGCTGCAGCAGTGACTGACTCAGCTTCTCTGAGCTGGAAATGGCTCAGAATCTTTACGTAGTGTGATCATTAACCTGTagtcaaaataaaaccaaatttatAAAGAAACCCATGAGTGCCAAGGTGAAAGGTATAGTAACATTTAATAGCATCTTGGAAGACAACACTTGGttataaatttgcttttttttttttttttttttttggcaggaaaaaaaatgcacttggtctgggttggaaaaagaaaaaaaaaaaaaaaagcagctaacTCAAAGAGGAAAGATAAGACAGCTGGAACATCAGCTGTtctggagcagccctgagccATTAACACTCATGAGGgagccccagcacccactgcctggcagcagagggcagatggagcagctctggtcCCATTTCCAGGGCTATCCACCCCCCCAGGCTGGCAGCCCAGGGGCATCAGCCTTAGCCCCCGGGTGGTCAGCCCCCAGCTTTGTGCAGTATTTTGCATTGAAACAAAACTTGACAATCACCTTAGTTGTCAAAATCTCTTCAGTTGAGATGAAGGAGGAAATTAATAACAAAAGGAAGTGAGG contains these protein-coding regions:
- the UBXN11 gene encoding UBX domain-containing protein 11 yields the protein MQDAACADTELMSSMMQKIALLEQKIEKQAEEIKLKDKRITELEEKMKTLQKREDAEELEMRCLELQTQVWEMERFLNDYGLIWVGERHEQLEDDELLKNEEELPVRSFWKPGEAVVSKPQIDFDQILENVKDLNVLAGEGTSQIEHTPGGARLRQAEPLSLTLYQNGIITFNGTFRPYEDPSTQQCLQDILDGYFPSELQARYPDGIPLQVTDRRDVVFQERHLPGSFPGHGQVVGHSKSSELQETTKISDPRVPLEQVNKLSKASKHGEEVTGTQDSAQAAQEGSNGVRSRKGILAETSRLSALERMKTAEEAEAPGPALCSLRIKSESGEQTYTIRMLLTETIGDLRQHLTRARGGDSDSYEIISTFPQRVYMDNSRSLQECGLTPNTSLLLRRKDPSQQDRDRAGSSF